In a genomic window of Occallatibacter riparius:
- a CDS encoding transglycosylase SLT domain-containing protein — protein sequence MATQLQTMRTPAAYAGVTSYAQRHSGDAAAAAYLSLGRAYQNDKRFGDAVSAFTQAKKNGDQLDDYADFLAAECLHAQQNDSAAEGLLKGFNNRYPDSVFEVEAPELEANVLLAQGDPTAAQRALLTIADIAKDKPNYELTAAKIAFAIQQNDEALRLFKHLLLSHPLTPEAEVARARLTAMGAESSLTPAELRSLGDAYYNAGRYQLASEQYHALARNTQIDANLRNSFAVAAAACDLKLKRLTEAQARALPDSNDDNGARRLYLMMELARSAQNDGEQQQLVENLKSRFPQSQWLAEALFSSGNMYMLRRDYPQAINYYSYLATHFPSNHNSAAAHWRAGWLLYRQGNFTDAARIFDEQIKLFPDDTERAAALYWRGRLYEMQDKKPAQAAANYRAVVSRYQHYFYAQMSRERLKVLGQPELVSQQMDGYEPPPVPHLVDTFPADSPHIAKARLIANAGLNEFIGQELAADPDYASWGALAEAQIYASFGETYRAMRSLKKALPYATSAPIKSIPLAYWRILFPEAWWDTVKTESAKNGLDPYLVASLIRQESEFNPSVISYANAYGLMQIEPSVGRSLARQEGISGFQTYQLLNPETNIRLGTRYLRQMLDKFGGVQEYALAAYNAGDSRVVDWQAAGPYRGMDEFVESIPFTQTRDYVQAILRNEEIYRGIDAAAAAQAKIGIASRKQ from the coding sequence ATGGCCACGCAGCTCCAGACCATGCGCACTCCGGCAGCCTACGCCGGGGTGACGAGTTATGCCCAGCGCCACAGCGGGGATGCGGCGGCGGCGGCGTATCTCTCGCTGGGGCGTGCCTACCAGAACGACAAGCGTTTTGGGGATGCCGTCTCGGCCTTCACGCAGGCCAAAAAGAACGGCGACCAGCTCGACGACTACGCCGACTTCCTGGCTGCCGAGTGCTTGCACGCGCAGCAAAACGATTCGGCAGCCGAGGGGCTGCTGAAGGGTTTCAACAACCGGTATCCGGACAGCGTTTTCGAAGTGGAGGCGCCGGAACTTGAGGCCAACGTGCTGCTGGCCCAGGGCGACCCCACGGCCGCCCAACGCGCGCTTTTGACGATCGCCGACATTGCCAAGGACAAGCCGAACTACGAGCTGACTGCCGCGAAGATCGCGTTTGCGATCCAGCAGAACGATGAGGCTCTGCGGCTGTTTAAGCACCTTTTGCTGAGCCATCCGCTGACTCCAGAGGCGGAGGTGGCGCGCGCTCGCCTGACAGCCATGGGCGCTGAGAGCAGCCTGACTCCCGCCGAACTGCGCAGCCTGGGCGATGCCTATTACAACGCAGGGCGGTACCAGCTTGCGTCAGAGCAGTACCACGCATTGGCACGCAATACGCAGATCGATGCGAACCTGCGCAACAGCTTCGCGGTGGCCGCGGCAGCGTGCGATCTGAAGCTCAAGCGGCTGACCGAGGCACAGGCGCGAGCACTTCCCGACAGCAACGATGACAACGGCGCCCGACGGCTGTATCTGATGATGGAGCTGGCTCGCAGCGCGCAGAATGATGGCGAGCAGCAGCAGCTGGTTGAGAACCTGAAATCGCGCTTCCCGCAAAGCCAGTGGCTGGCAGAGGCTCTGTTCTCCAGCGGCAACATGTATATGTTGCGGCGCGATTATCCGCAGGCAATCAACTACTACTCCTATCTGGCGACGCACTTCCCGTCGAACCACAACTCCGCCGCCGCGCACTGGCGCGCCGGGTGGCTGCTCTATCGCCAGGGGAACTTTACGGATGCAGCGCGTATCTTCGACGAGCAGATCAAGCTTTTCCCGGACGATACGGAACGCGCGGCAGCGCTATACTGGCGGGGCCGGCTTTACGAGATGCAGGACAAGAAGCCTGCGCAGGCCGCGGCGAACTATCGTGCCGTGGTCTCTCGTTACCAGCACTACTTCTATGCGCAAATGTCGCGTGAGCGACTTAAGGTGCTCGGCCAGCCGGAACTGGTGTCGCAGCAGATGGATGGCTATGAGCCTCCACCGGTGCCGCACCTGGTGGATACGTTCCCGGCCGATTCACCGCACATCGCCAAGGCTCGCCTGATCGCGAATGCCGGGCTGAACGAGTTCATCGGGCAGGAACTCGCGGCTGACCCTGACTACGCTTCATGGGGCGCGCTGGCCGAGGCGCAGATTTACGCTTCGTTCGGCGAGACGTATCGAGCGATGCGCTCGCTGAAGAAGGCTCTGCCGTATGCCACTTCGGCGCCTATCAAGTCCATCCCGCTGGCGTACTGGCGAATTCTTTTCCCGGAAGCGTGGTGGGACACGGTGAAGACAGAGAGCGCGAAGAACGGGCTGGACCCGTATCTGGTAGCTTCGCTGATCCGGCAGGAATCAGAATTCAACCCATCGGTGATCTCCTACGCCAACGCATACGGGCTCATGCAGATTGAGCCCAGCGTGGGTAGGTCTCTGGCGCGGCAGGAAGGCATCTCGGGTTTCCAGACATATCAACTCCTGAACCCCGAGACGAATATCCGGCTGGGCACACGCTACCTTCGGCAGATGCTGGACAAGTTCGGTGGCGTACAGGAGTACGCGCTGGCAGCGTACAATGCCGGTGACTCGCGGGTGGTGGACTGGCAGGCAGCCGGACCATATCGCGGTATGGACGAGTTCGTTGAGTCCATCCCGTTCACGCAGACCCGTGATTACGTGCAGGCGATTCTGCGCAACGAGGAGATCTATCGCGGGATCGACGCTGCTGCCGCGGCGCAAGCCAAAATTGGCATCGCTTCGCGTAAGCAGTGA
- a CDS encoding sigma-70 family RNA polymerase sigma factor, with protein sequence MATIQPIAENEQHPDIALVERVRAGDVSAYDTLVRKYERQIFRISMRITQNREDAEDVTQDTFVKGFEKLDQFQGNSKFYTWLVRIAVNESLMRLRKRRTGKMVSIDEDVETEEGSVPRDLADWAPDPEQNYSQAELNKILDKTIKGLPPGFRVVFELRDVQGLSTEETAEALGLSIPAVKSRLLRARLQLRERLTRYFKRKRAAASSDGRKG encoded by the coding sequence ATGGCGACCATCCAACCCATAGCAGAGAACGAGCAGCACCCCGACATTGCCCTGGTAGAAAGGGTACGCGCCGGTGATGTCTCGGCCTACGACACGCTTGTCCGTAAGTACGAGCGGCAGATCTTCCGGATTTCGATGCGCATCACGCAGAACCGGGAGGACGCCGAAGACGTTACGCAAGACACGTTCGTGAAGGGGTTCGAGAAGCTCGATCAGTTTCAGGGGAACTCGAAGTTTTACACATGGTTGGTCAGAATCGCAGTCAACGAGAGCTTGATGCGGTTGCGCAAGCGACGCACCGGCAAGATGGTTTCTATCGACGAGGACGTCGAGACGGAAGAGGGCAGCGTGCCGCGCGATCTGGCCGACTGGGCGCCCGATCCGGAGCAGAACTACAGCCAGGCCGAGCTCAACAAGATCCTCGACAAGACCATCAAGGGATTGCCCCCGGGCTTCCGGGTCGTGTTCGAGTTGCGCGACGTGCAGGGTCTCTCCACAGAGGAGACCGCCGAAGCGCTGGGACTGAGTATTCCCGCAGTGAAATCAAGACTTTTACGCGCACGGCTTCAGTTGCGCGAACGGCTCACCCGCTACTTCAAGCGGAAGCGGGCGGCCGCATCCTCCGATGGACGGAAGGGGTAG
- a CDS encoding anti-sigma factor family protein, with the protein MTCSEFLALLDDMLDDAIRPELRQELQQHLESCDHCEVTLNTTRKTIQIYRSQQIYEMPAGLRERLHAAIMARCKKGC; encoded by the coding sequence ATGACCTGCTCAGAGTTTCTTGCCCTGCTTGACGATATGCTTGACGACGCCATCAGGCCCGAGCTGCGCCAGGAACTGCAGCAGCACCTCGAGTCCTGTGATCACTGCGAAGTCACCCTCAACACCACCCGAAAGACCATCCAGATCTACCGTTCGCAGCAGATCTACGAGATGCCTGCCGGGTTGCGCGAGCGGCTCCACGCCGCAATCATGGCTCGCTGTAAAAAGGGCTGTTGA
- a CDS encoding TonB-dependent receptor produces the protein MRLIDWQRGFLLSCILLLSALGNSQAPGTGAIRGMIYDPAGRTVPNATVSVEQQATHALRSTISDAAGAFEAPLLAPGNYVVRVSADGFAQSRSQAIAVVVSETSSVEIRLALAAAKATVEVTANEQIATTESSALGRAVDEQAITALPLSNRNFTQILSLSPGVTVGLPDATQPGRGTQDVIANGGKTTANNIQFNGVDANNLAQNSAASDGEEVGVAVPAPDTIQEFKVQTGNYDATYGRGTGANVDVVSRTGTNRFHGTAWEFLRNDALNANDFFSKLTGQPRPVLKQNQFGAALGGPILRNKTFFFVAYQGLRSSNGVGTELTTFLPQLTSDRSAATLGAQFCAYPTAAGGTQLKCNGSNINPVALKLLNFKLPNGQFAVPSPQILLPADPGQMPIGESTYATPATYNEDQYTGDFDHSFSNKNTASARLFYSRAPTVNPFSPNAANVPGWGTNEVDKNVMVVASDTHVVNSNLINVGRLGYMRFDGKSSVEAPILASDVGTQSPTGLAGPGILAPGVTVDGLFTIGDAGTPSQTQRTNSYIAQDTVSLTRRRNFIRFGAEVKRHQVMIDAPFAASGLLDIRTFSDFLLGQSAQQNGSPNGLSNVTSSGGSSGIFRKDERYSDFATFVQDDVKLTPSLTINAGLRYEVFGPPSEIHGRLVTFDPTIATLTAPATGTLSGFVVASNFPDSVPQGVKQTDRRGVWPTRYTDVSPRFGFAYHASNHPDLVVRGGYGIYFDRLAGGLAENLVSQPPFSTIQLFSGSQNGGASLTTPFNPLLPSAESYPIFIQRIPAIKNCDPSTSNCGGGPTVVGLSTKMVDPYTQEYNLNVQVGMGWNTLAEIGYVGTRTLHVAGCAEFNQSLLASASAPVYGETINSAGNVVLRAPYQGIAPGSLECATAYDSNYNGLQASATKRLSKGLQFLGSYTWSRTLDQTSGSSGSQVFELWLLTNDQRNPRQSYGPTDFDRTHRGVFSFTYDIPGARTSSAFVRTLTSNWLASGILVLQSGTPITVLDFGAGAVYGNYPFENRAQLSGKRIATPGSLYSRVIGTYLDANGFTDAPLAPNAAGPGDTDFGNSGVGVVRGPGQRNMDLAIERTIPILEQHSVHVRGEFFNLTNTPNFANPLNIVNFGPAFGKITTKSNNPRIIQIALKYQF, from the coding sequence ATGAGACTGATCGATTGGCAGCGTGGCTTCCTGTTGTCGTGCATTTTGCTTCTGAGCGCCCTCGGAAACAGCCAGGCCCCCGGCACTGGCGCCATCCGCGGAATGATCTACGATCCCGCAGGGCGCACGGTGCCGAACGCGACGGTGAGCGTGGAACAGCAAGCGACGCATGCGCTTCGCAGCACGATCAGCGATGCGGCAGGCGCCTTCGAGGCTCCTCTACTGGCGCCAGGGAATTACGTAGTCCGCGTCAGCGCTGATGGATTCGCGCAGAGCCGCTCCCAGGCCATCGCCGTGGTGGTCAGCGAAACAAGCTCCGTTGAGATCCGGCTCGCGCTCGCAGCGGCAAAAGCGACCGTAGAAGTCACCGCCAACGAACAGATCGCCACCACCGAAAGCTCCGCTCTTGGGCGCGCCGTCGACGAGCAGGCAATCACAGCACTGCCGCTCTCAAACCGCAACTTCACGCAGATTCTCTCCCTCTCGCCCGGCGTCACGGTAGGTCTGCCTGACGCCACCCAGCCCGGGCGCGGCACCCAGGATGTGATTGCGAACGGAGGTAAGACGACCGCCAACAACATCCAGTTCAACGGAGTGGACGCGAACAACCTGGCGCAGAACTCTGCCGCATCGGATGGCGAAGAGGTCGGCGTTGCGGTGCCAGCGCCCGACACCATCCAGGAGTTCAAAGTCCAGACCGGCAACTACGATGCGACCTACGGCCGCGGCACCGGCGCCAACGTTGACGTCGTGAGCAGAACAGGAACCAACCGCTTCCATGGAACCGCATGGGAGTTCCTGCGCAACGATGCTCTCAACGCGAACGATTTCTTCTCGAAGCTGACCGGCCAGCCCAGACCCGTACTCAAGCAGAACCAGTTCGGAGCGGCTCTGGGCGGCCCCATCCTTCGCAACAAGACCTTCTTCTTCGTCGCCTATCAAGGCCTCCGCTCAAGCAACGGCGTAGGCACGGAACTCACCACGTTTCTTCCACAGCTCACGTCTGATCGCAGCGCCGCTACGCTGGGTGCGCAGTTCTGCGCGTACCCCACAGCGGCCGGCGGCACGCAGCTAAAGTGCAATGGCTCCAACATCAACCCGGTGGCGCTGAAACTGCTGAATTTCAAGCTGCCGAACGGCCAGTTTGCCGTTCCGAGTCCCCAGATTCTGCTGCCCGCTGACCCCGGACAAATGCCCATCGGAGAATCGACCTACGCAACTCCAGCTACATACAACGAAGACCAATACACGGGCGACTTTGACCATAGCTTCTCGAATAAGAACACCGCGTCGGCACGCCTGTTCTATTCGCGCGCGCCGACCGTCAATCCTTTCTCGCCCAACGCAGCAAACGTGCCCGGATGGGGCACCAATGAAGTCGACAAGAACGTCATGGTCGTCGCATCCGACACCCACGTCGTCAACAGCAACCTCATCAACGTCGGCCGCCTCGGATACATGCGCTTCGATGGCAAGTCCTCTGTTGAAGCGCCCATCCTCGCAAGCGATGTCGGCACACAATCGCCCACCGGGCTCGCCGGTCCCGGCATTCTCGCACCCGGCGTCACCGTCGACGGACTCTTCACCATCGGCGACGCAGGCACGCCCTCGCAGACGCAGCGCACCAACAGCTACATCGCGCAGGACACGGTCTCGCTCACCCGCCGCAGGAATTTCATCCGCTTCGGCGCCGAGGTGAAGCGTCACCAGGTTATGATCGACGCCCCCTTCGCCGCTTCCGGCCTTCTCGACATCCGTACCTTCAGCGACTTTCTCCTAGGCCAGAGCGCGCAGCAAAACGGCAGCCCTAACGGGCTCAGCAACGTGACGTCAAGCGGCGGAAGTTCCGGCATCTTCCGCAAAGACGAGCGCTACTCCGACTTCGCGACATTCGTGCAGGATGACGTCAAACTCACCCCCTCCCTCACGATCAACGCTGGCCTGCGTTATGAAGTCTTCGGCCCTCCCTCAGAGATTCACGGCCGCCTCGTCACTTTCGACCCAACCATCGCGACACTGACCGCGCCGGCAACCGGCACCCTGAGCGGCTTCGTCGTAGCATCTAATTTTCCTGACTCGGTGCCCCAGGGCGTGAAGCAAACCGACAGGCGCGGTGTATGGCCGACACGATACACAGACGTATCGCCGCGTTTCGGCTTCGCGTATCACGCTTCGAATCACCCGGACCTCGTCGTGCGCGGCGGTTACGGAATCTACTTCGACCGCCTTGCTGGCGGCCTCGCCGAGAATCTCGTGAGCCAGCCGCCATTCTCAACCATCCAGCTCTTTTCTGGATCGCAGAATGGAGGCGCCAGCCTGACCACGCCCTTCAATCCTCTGCTGCCCAGCGCCGAAAGCTATCCCATCTTCATCCAGCGCATCCCCGCCATCAAGAACTGCGATCCAAGCACGTCGAACTGCGGCGGCGGACCAACCGTCGTAGGCCTTTCGACAAAAATGGTCGATCCCTACACCCAGGAATACAACCTCAACGTGCAGGTCGGCATGGGTTGGAACACGCTCGCCGAGATTGGTTACGTCGGCACGCGCACGCTCCACGTCGCTGGCTGCGCAGAGTTCAACCAGTCGCTGCTTGCGAGTGCCTCCGCTCCGGTCTATGGCGAAACCATCAACAGCGCCGGCAACGTGGTGCTGCGCGCGCCCTATCAGGGCATCGCCCCGGGCTCGCTTGAATGCGCCACCGCGTACGACTCCAACTACAACGGGCTTCAGGCCAGCGCAACCAAGCGTCTGAGCAAAGGCTTGCAATTCCTCGGTAGCTACACCTGGTCGCGCACGCTGGATCAAACAAGCGGTTCATCCGGAAGCCAGGTGTTCGAGCTGTGGCTGCTCACAAACGATCAGCGTAATCCCCGTCAGAGCTACGGCCCCACTGACTTCGACCGCACGCATCGCGGAGTATTCAGCTTCACCTACGACATCCCCGGCGCAAGAACCTCGTCAGCCTTCGTGCGCACCCTGACCTCCAACTGGCTCGCCTCAGGAATCCTCGTCCTCCAATCCGGCACGCCCATCACTGTCCTCGACTTCGGCGCCGGCGCCGTGTATGGCAACTACCCGTTTGAGAATCGTGCACAACTCAGCGGCAAGCGCATCGCCACGCCAGGCTCACTGTACTCGCGCGTCATCGGCACGTACCTCGATGCCAACGGCTTTACGGATGCTCCACTTGCTCCGAACGCCGCTGGCCCCGGAGATACAGATTTCGGCAACAGCGGTGTCGGCGTCGTGCGCGGCCCAGGACAGCGCAATATGGATCTCGCCATCGAGCGTACGATCCCAATCCTCGAACAGCACAGCGTCCATGTGCGCGGCGAGTTCTTCAATTTGACGAACACACCGAACTTCGCGAACCCACTCAACATCGTCAACTTCGGACCTGCATTCGGAAAGATCACAACAAAGTCGAACAACCCTCGCATCATCCAGATCGCGTTGAAATATCAGTTCTGA
- a CDS encoding ATP-dependent RNA helicase, translating into MTPTRSMASRQLPLPVDSLLPEIVASLARTPNLVLEAEPGAGKTTRVPPALLNAVTGDVLVLEPRRIAARLAAKRVAWELGEELGQTVGFQVRFERIAGPQTRLHFLTEGVLTRRLLSDPELEGVDAVVLDEFHERHLETDLALALLRRLQQRRPDLRIVVMSATLDTGPVAQFLGGCPVLKSSGKVFDLTIEHTDYSAAPLHEQVRNALEQVLREPDAGEVLVFLPGAAEIRRAAAGCEPVARACNRLLLPLYGDLPTSEQDRAVAPATQAKVILSTNVAESSITIDGVQTVIDSGLARMASYSPWTGLPTLRVGRVSKASARQRAGRAGRTAPGRVIRLYSQMDYQGRADFDTPEILRSDLTQMCLALRAMGIRDPNDIAWLDAPPAEAIDHAEKLLERLAATEADARELMRLPLHPRLSRMIEAASERGAGRPACIAAAILASGERVQHNDLLDALDEPLGSAAQQQLRHLLRIAKPHRPNTHDDNPLLQAVLLGFPDRVAQHKGGNQVMLASGKAAEIVGKPPSSQLLVALDVEDRTEKPLPQVRLFARIEPEWLLDYFPEHVRDETAVIWNRQAERVDAASRLLYDELILQESIAAPDADAAATLLADKAMEAGIGRFVDADLIEDLAGRLEFAGVAPAEIQQSFRAFCVGRRSFAELKKDGASFVPWLEQRFEPHILRENAPRTLRLRGGRQVKIHYEPGKTPWIASRLQDFFGMDETPRIGPRRVPVVLHLLAPNQRPVQTTTDLAGFWERLYPQVRRELMRRYPRHAWPENHRG; encoded by the coding sequence TTGACGCCGACGCGCTCGATGGCCTCCCGCCAGCTTCCTTTACCTGTCGATTCCCTTCTCCCTGAAATCGTCGCATCGCTCGCGCGCACGCCAAACCTCGTCCTGGAGGCGGAGCCGGGCGCCGGCAAAACGACGCGCGTTCCGCCAGCCTTGCTCAACGCGGTCACCGGCGACGTGCTGGTCCTGGAGCCGCGGCGCATCGCCGCGCGGCTGGCCGCAAAGCGCGTGGCATGGGAACTGGGCGAAGAGCTGGGCCAGACAGTCGGCTTTCAGGTCCGCTTCGAGCGCATTGCAGGCCCGCAAACCCGACTCCACTTCCTGACGGAAGGGGTGCTGACGCGTCGCCTTCTCTCCGACCCAGAACTCGAAGGCGTGGACGCCGTCGTTCTCGACGAATTCCACGAGCGGCATCTTGAAACCGACCTCGCCCTGGCTCTGCTGCGGCGGCTGCAACAGCGTCGGCCCGATCTTCGCATTGTCGTGATGTCGGCTACGCTCGACACCGGCCCCGTTGCGCAGTTTCTCGGTGGCTGCCCGGTCCTCAAATCAAGCGGAAAGGTCTTCGATCTAACTATCGAACATACCGACTACTCCGCCGCGCCGCTGCACGAGCAGGTGCGGAATGCGTTGGAACAAGTCCTTCGCGAGCCGGATGCGGGCGAGGTCCTCGTCTTCCTTCCAGGCGCGGCAGAGATCCGCCGAGCCGCCGCGGGATGTGAGCCTGTTGCCCGCGCATGCAACCGCCTGTTGCTGCCGCTCTACGGCGACCTGCCCACGTCCGAGCAGGATCGTGCAGTGGCTCCCGCAACACAGGCCAAGGTGATTCTCTCGACGAACGTTGCCGAGAGTTCGATCACGATCGATGGCGTGCAGACCGTAATCGACAGCGGCTTGGCCCGCATGGCCAGCTACTCACCGTGGACCGGCCTGCCGACTCTCCGAGTGGGTCGCGTGAGCAAAGCCTCTGCTCGCCAACGCGCTGGGCGCGCCGGACGGACGGCGCCAGGCCGTGTCATCCGGCTCTACTCCCAGATGGACTACCAGGGGCGCGCCGATTTCGATACTCCCGAAATCCTGCGCAGCGATCTGACCCAGATGTGCCTAGCCCTGCGCGCCATGGGGATTCGTGATCCAAACGACATCGCATGGCTGGATGCACCTCCCGCCGAAGCAATCGATCACGCCGAGAAGCTGCTGGAGCGCCTTGCAGCCACAGAGGCAGATGCGCGCGAACTCATGCGCTTGCCCCTCCATCCGCGCTTATCGCGCATGATCGAAGCCGCCTCCGAGCGAGGTGCAGGCCGCCCTGCTTGCATTGCTGCTGCGATACTGGCTTCCGGCGAGCGCGTTCAGCACAACGATCTTCTCGATGCCCTTGATGAGCCGCTCGGCAGTGCAGCCCAGCAGCAACTGCGGCATCTGTTGCGGATCGCCAAGCCGCACCGGCCCAACACGCACGACGACAATCCGCTGCTGCAAGCCGTATTGCTTGGCTTTCCAGATCGCGTTGCGCAGCACAAAGGCGGCAACCAGGTCATGCTCGCGAGCGGCAAAGCAGCGGAGATCGTCGGCAAACCGCCATCCTCTCAACTGCTGGTTGCGCTCGACGTAGAGGACCGCACCGAGAAGCCTCTGCCGCAGGTTCGTCTCTTCGCCCGCATAGAGCCCGAGTGGCTTCTCGACTACTTTCCCGAGCATGTTCGCGACGAAACAGCGGTCATCTGGAACCGCCAGGCAGAGCGCGTAGATGCAGCAAGCCGGCTCCTCTATGACGAGTTAATTCTGCAGGAATCGATCGCCGCGCCAGATGCCGATGCAGCAGCTACGCTATTGGCAGACAAAGCCATGGAAGCAGGAATCGGCCGCTTCGTCGACGCGGACCTCATCGAAGACCTTGCCGGACGACTCGAGTTCGCCGGCGTTGCTCCTGCGGAAATCCAGCAGAGCTTCAGAGCGTTCTGCGTGGGCCGCCGCAGCTTTGCCGAGTTAAAGAAAGATGGCGCGAGCTTTGTGCCGTGGCTCGAGCAGCGATTCGAACCGCACATCCTGCGTGAAAACGCACCTCGCACTCTGCGCCTCAGAGGCGGCCGCCAGGTGAAGATCCACTATGAGCCCGGCAAGACCCCGTGGATCGCATCCCGCCTGCAGGACTTCTTCGGCATGGATGAAACTCCGCGCATCGGCCCGCGCCGCGTGCCGGTAGTGCTGCATCTGCTTGCGCCCAATCAGCGACCGGTGCAGACAACAACCGACCTCGCCGGATTTTGGGAGCGCCTCTATCCGCAGGTACGCCGCGAACTCATGCGCCGTTATCCAAGGCACGCGTGGCCTGAAAATCATCGCGGCTGA
- the fumC gene encoding class II fumarate hydratase encodes MAQNESEPRIQNLPIGTGAIGKRIESDSMGEIAVAADHYWGAQTERSLHHFAIGTDRMPIEVCRAYGYVKKAAALVNGEFGLLPEWKANLIARVCDEIIRGELDAEFPLFVWQTGSGTQTNMNVNEVISNRAIQLADGKLGSKDPVHPNEHVNLSQSSNDTFPGAMHIATVLAFHEQLIPAVKALKDVIQSKAREWIDVVKLGRTHLQDATPLTVGQEWSGYAAQLEDSMAIIHDSISRLYPLAIGGTAVGTGLNAPPEFGTKVAEEIARMTGRPFVTARNKFAAQASLDPMVNASAALRMLAVALMKTANDLRWLGSGPRAGLHELILPENEPGSSIMPGKVNPTQQEAMVMVCIQVIANDTAVAFAGSQGNFELNAMRPIVIWNVLQSARLLTDACNRFREFGVEGITLDHERVQKYVNDSLMLVTALSPAIGYDKAAQIAHRAMEENLSLREAAVKSGFISAEDFDRIADPAKLVGNPRL; translated from the coding sequence ATGGCACAGAACGAATCCGAACCGCGCATTCAGAATCTGCCGATTGGAACCGGCGCCATTGGCAAGCGAATTGAAAGCGATTCGATGGGCGAGATCGCCGTCGCTGCCGATCACTACTGGGGCGCGCAGACCGAGCGTTCCCTGCATCACTTCGCCATCGGCACCGATCGAATGCCCATTGAGGTATGCCGCGCCTACGGCTACGTCAAGAAAGCCGCCGCGCTGGTCAATGGCGAATTCGGTCTCCTGCCGGAATGGAAAGCGAATCTGATCGCCCGCGTGTGCGACGAGATCATCCGCGGCGAACTCGACGCCGAGTTCCCTCTGTTTGTGTGGCAGACCGGCTCCGGCACGCAAACCAACATGAACGTGAATGAAGTAATCAGCAATCGCGCAATTCAGTTGGCCGACGGCAAACTCGGCAGCAAAGATCCCGTTCATCCCAATGAGCACGTCAACCTATCGCAATCATCGAACGACACCTTCCCCGGCGCGATGCACATTGCCACGGTGCTCGCATTCCATGAGCAGCTGATTCCGGCCGTGAAAGCCCTGAAGGACGTGATCCAGTCCAAGGCACGCGAGTGGATCGACGTAGTGAAGCTCGGCCGCACGCACCTGCAGGATGCAACGCCGCTCACGGTAGGCCAGGAGTGGTCCGGCTATGCCGCGCAGCTTGAGGATTCGATGGCGATCATCCACGATTCGATCAGCCGCCTCTACCCGCTGGCGATCGGAGGGACAGCAGTCGGAACGGGCCTGAACGCGCCGCCTGAGTTCGGGACGAAAGTCGCCGAAGAGATCGCCCGCATGACCGGCCGTCCGTTCGTCACGGCACGCAACAAGTTCGCGGCACAGGCCTCGCTCGACCCGATGGTGAATGCCAGCGCGGCTCTGCGGATGCTCGCCGTGGCACTGATGAAGACCGCCAATGACCTGCGCTGGCTCGGCTCCGGCCCGCGCGCCGGCCTCCACGAGCTGATCCTGCCTGAGAACGAGCCGGGCAGCTCCATCATGCCGGGCAAGGTGAATCCCACGCAGCAGGAGGCCATGGTGATGGTGTGCATCCAGGTAATCGCGAATGACACGGCCGTAGCCTTCGCGGGCTCGCAGGGAAACTTCGAGCTGAACGCCATGCGCCCCATCGTGATTTGGAACGTGCTTCAGTCGGCGCGTCTGCTGACCGACGCCTGTAATCGATTCCGCGAGTTCGGCGTGGAAGGCATCACGCTCGACCACGAGCGCGTTCAGAAATACGTCAACGACTCCCTGATGTTGGTGACCGCACTCAGCCCGGCGATCGGCTACGACAAGGCGGCGCAGATTGCACATCGCGCCATGGAGGAGAATCTAAGTCTGCGCGAAGCGGCGGTGAAAAGCGGGTTCATCAGCGCCGAAGACTTCGACCGCATCGCGGATCCTGCGAAACTGGTCGGCAACCCGCGCCTCTGA
- a CDS encoding ferritin-like domain-containing protein, producing MPEKKADQDRKKAIEDLINDLNEDLAREYQAIIAYTVYSNVLKGAQWMSIAAELKLHAAQELQHALIIADQIDYLGGMPTNTPKPVKLSEKPEDMIRFDLDNETETIKNYRRRVKQAEGLGHYALAEQLRTIISQEQEHQHDLATALGIDVPDVFCEGA from the coding sequence ATGCCCGAAAAGAAAGCCGATCAGGATCGCAAGAAAGCGATTGAGGATCTTATCAACGACTTGAACGAGGATCTCGCACGCGAATACCAGGCGATCATCGCCTACACCGTCTACAGCAACGTGCTGAAGGGCGCGCAGTGGATGTCGATTGCGGCCGAGTTGAAACTGCATGCTGCCCAGGAGTTGCAGCATGCATTGATCATTGCGGACCAGATTGACTATCTGGGAGGGATGCCTACCAATACGCCGAAGCCGGTGAAGCTGAGCGAGAAGCCCGAGGACATGATCCGCTTCGATCTCGACAACGAGACTGAGACGATCAAGAACTATCGCCGCCGCGTGAAGCAGGCAGAGGGTCTGGGCCACTATGCGCTGGCTGAGCAGCTGCGCACCATCATCTCTCAGGAGCAGGAGCACCAGCACGATCTGGCGACAGCTCTTGGCATCGATGTGCCTGACGTTTTCTGCGAAGGCGCCTAG